CGGTCGCTCCGGTCGTGCGCCCGCAGCCGCCGGCACCCTCGCAGCTCGAGGAGTCCGCCGAGGCGGTGCGGCGGCAGACCGCGCAACAGATGCGCAGCATGGCCGAGGACATCCGCCGCGTTCTGGCGCCGCTGACCCGCTCGGGCCAGGTCAGCGTATCGGAAGGGGCTTTCGGCATCAGCATCGAGATCAATGCCAGCCTGCTGTTCGCGCCCGGCGAGGCCATGTTGTCCACCCCGGCGGTCGAGGCACTGCGGGCGGTCGCGCAGGTGCTGGCGGCCACGCCTTTCCCGATCACGGTCGAAGGCCACACCGACAACCTGCCGATCAGCACCTACCGCTTCCCGTCGAACTGGGAGCTTTCGGCAGTGCGTGCCTCGACGGTGACGCGCCTGTTCATCGACAGCGGGGTGGCGCCGGATCGCCTCACGGCCGCGGGCTACGCCGACCAGCGCCCCGTAGCGGACAACGCCACCGACGAGGGCAGGGGACGCAACCGCCGCGTCGCGATCCTGATCGAGTCGCGCAATGCCGAGCCGGCGCCGACCGGTCCGGCGATCATCCCGCCCAACGATCCGATCCGTTCCATCCTGCCGCCCGCCGAGACCGCGACACC
This genomic window from Thauera humireducens contains:
- the motD gene encoding flagellar motor protein MotD, whose translation is MARRRRHEEEHENHERWLVSYADFITLLFAFFVVMYSLSSINEGKYRVLSDSIVQAFRSLNINESGQQIILPPVAVAPVVRPQPPAPSQLEESAEAVRRQTAQQMRSMAEDIRRVLAPLTRSGQVSVSEGAFGISIEINASLLFAPGEAMLSTPAVEALRAVAQVLAATPFPITVEGHTDNLPISTYRFPSNWELSAVRASTVTRLFIDSGVAPDRLTAAGYADQRPVADNATDEGRGRNRRVAILIESRNAEPAPTGPAIIPPNDPIRSILPPAETATPPADGQ